Part of the Cyanobacteria bacterium FACHB-DQ100 genome, ATCGCAGTCGTCGGATTGTGCGGATAGCTCAAAACCATCATCCGAGACTGAGCCAACACAGCAGACGGAATCTCTTCAAAGACTGGAAGGAACCCCTTCTCAGCCCGAAGCGGCATCGGGTAGATTTGCCCACTCGCTAAATAAACTCCGCCCGCATGAGACGGATATCCGGGATCAAGCAACAGGGCAAAATCACCCGGATTTAACACAGCTAAGGGTAAATGAGCTGTTCCTTCCTGCGATCCAACCAGAGCTAACACTTCAGTCTCTGGATCAACCGCAATCCCAAACTTATCGATATACCAACGCGCTGCAGCTTGTCGAAACGCTCGTGTGCCGTGAAACAACAAATAACCATGCGTCGAAGGATCATGCAAGGACTGTTCGATCGCCTGAATGACGTGCGGTTCGGTTGGCAAATCAGACGATCCCAGCGATAGATCAATAATGTCCTGTCCTGCAGATAACGCCTTCGACTTAGCACGATCCATATCTGCGAAAACATTAGCTTGAAGCGGCTCTAAGCGTTTGGCAAACTGCATTTTTCCCTCTTACGCGGTAATCAAACTTTGATTTAAAAGGTCTTTGATTTTCTCCTTGTTCATCGCACCTTCTGCCGATTGTGTAATCTCACCTTTTTGCACAACCCGAAACGCCGGAACGCCTTCAATCTTGCATTTCGCCACGCTTTCAGGATTGGGATCAACCTCCATCTTGATCACTTTTAAACGATCGCCATACTCCGCCGCGATCGCATTCATCACCGGAGCCATCAATCGACAGGGGCCGCACCACTCTGCCCAAAAATACACCAGCACAGGCTGAGCGGCGTTCATTACTTCAGTTTCAAACTCTGCGTCACTAATCACAAGAACGCTACTCATCTCGACAGTCACAAATAACGACTTATCAATTTTAAAGCCCTGCGCTCCCTTCTGCCGATCTGCCATACTGAAACAGTACGGTACGGGTCGATTTGACTATGTTTGGCACATTTCAGCAAAGCAGCCTCCGCATTGAACTCGAAGCCTCGGAAGAAGCGCTGACGAAAAGTTTGACTCAAGTGAAAGAATTACAGAACTGGCTGTGGTTTGAGCGGTTCTCGATCGGTATCTCAGATACGCTCACTCCCGGCACAAAGTTAACTGGACGAATTGGGCTTGTTACCATTCAGCACGAAGTCGAACTTGCAGAACCAAACCGGATTCGATTTCTTCTGAGTCAAGGAATTGATGGCTTTCATGAATGGGCATGGGGCAACGGTTGGGTACAATCCCGCCTCGAAGGAATTTCGCTTTTGCCGATCAGCCTTGGACAAACGGCAACGTTATTGAGCTTGAAGCAGTACCTAAAATCCCAATAATTTCTAGAGCATACGGTTTTCCGATCTTCCGAGTCTTTAGCACTCTGTCCCAGTGAGTGCTAAATTTCTAGGTGGAGAACTGGCTAAAATTTATGGCAAAGATTGTTGTCTTTGATGAAGAGTCCCGGCAGGCGCTAGAGCGCGGCGTAAACGCGCTCGCGGATGCAGTGCGCGTCACGCTAGGGCCACGGGGTCGGAACGTCTTATTGGAAAAGAAATTCGGCGCACCTCAGATTGTGAATGACGGGGTGACGATCGCAAAAGAAATCGAACTCGAAGACCCACTCGAAAACACGGGAGCCTCTTTGATCCGCGAAGTTGCTTCTAAAACCAAAGATTTAGCCGGAGATGGAACCACAACCGCAACGGTTCTCGCTCAAGCCATGATTCGCGAAGGCTTAAAGAACGTTGCCGCAGGCACAAACCCGATTAGCTTACGGCGCGGCATGGACAAAGCGATCGCTAAAATGGTC contains:
- a CDS encoding thioredoxin, translated to MSSVLVISDAEFETEVMNAAQPVLVYFWAEWCGPCRLMAPVMNAIAAEYGDRLKVIKMEVDPNPESVAKCKIEGVPAFRVVQKGEITQSAEGAMNKEKIKDLLNQSLITA